TGCCATGTCTTCCTTCTACTCGATTCGTTTCAATCTCAAAATTTTGGTGTGATGCGGGAGAAACTCAGGCGTTTACCAGCTTTTGCTTCAGCTGCTGGAACTGGCCCCGGAGCGAGCCGTCGTAGACCGTCGATCCGATGCGCACCACAGCCCCGCCCAGCAATGTAGCATCCTGACGGTACGATGCGCGAACGCGCCCTCCCGCCACCTTGGCAACCTGCGCCTCAAGTTGAGCGCGATCCTCGTCATTCAGAGGATGCGCGCTGGTGATCTCGGCTTCCGCAAGGCCCAACTGCTCATCGGCGATCTCGTGATACTCGACGAGAATCTCATCCAGCTCGTCGAGACGCTGGTGATCCACAATGACCGCAATAAAGTTGCGAACCTGCGGAATCATGCCGATGCGGCCGGCGATAGCGTCGAGAACCTTCAACTTCTGCTCGCCGGGAATGGAGGGGTTGATCAGGACCTCGCGCAACTCATGGCTTCCAGCCAGAGTGTCGCTGAAGTCGTGCAACTGCTGCTGAACGGCGTTGGTGTCGAGACGGTTGGATGCGGCTACCGAAGCGAATGCGTGGGCGTAGCGAAGGGTGAGCGCAGACATTAGTTTTCGCCGCCCTTCGTCGTATCGCTGGAGAGGCGACGGGCAAAGTCCTGCACCAGCAGACGGTCGGTCTCGGCCGTAACTACCAGCTTGCGGGCTGCCTGCTCAATAGCCAGATCGGCAGCGTATTGCTGAAGCTGCTTGCGAGCCTGAACTGTAGCGGCAGCGATCTCCTGCTCCGCCGACTTGAGAATCTTTTGCTTCTCGTCTTCAACGGCAGCCTTGATACGCTGCTCGTCGAGCGCAGCATCTTTTTCCGCCTGGGCGCGCATGGCAGCAATCTGCTCGTCGAGCTTGCCAAGGCGGCTCTCGACGCTGTTCAGGCGGGCACTGGCCTCTTCCGTCGCAGCGCGGGCATCGACAAGGTGCTTCTGAATGGCAGAGCTGCGATCGCGGAAGGTCTTGGGCAGCGTCTTGAGCAGAAACCAGCCGACCAGAATGGCGAGGACGATAAAGTTGAGGACGGTAAAGGCAGTCGCTGCCTGCTCCGCATTCATGCCCAGCTTTGCGCCAAGAGCGCGCACCGCGGCAGAGTGGCGGTACTCGTCATTCTCGTCCTTCTCCTGCTGGTTCTTCTCAGGAGACTGGGCCTCGGGGGTGCTCATGCGGCCGCTATCCGACTCGACAGCTACGTTGGCCTGCTGCTGAGCAACGACATGGCAAACAGGAGCGAAGAGAAACGCCGCCAGAAGAAAGGCAGGAAAGAACTTTTTCATTGCGGAGAATTTCTTAGAAAATCTCACCGGGTTACCTCTTCCGGCTGCGTCACACCGACGGGCAGCATTGCGGCAAGGATGCGGGAGCTGAGCTCGGCGCTCGTCGTGTCGATCTGCGTCCGGGCAGTAGCCGCGCTCTGCTCGATCTCCTGCTTGGCTGCAAGGATACGCTGCTGGGTGGCCTGTCGAACCTGTTCAATGGCGGCCTCGCGCTCCGCATTCCACTGCTTCAGCTTCTGATCGCGAGCCTGGAAGATCTCGGCCTTCGCCTTGCGCAGCTTGTCCTCATAGACAGTGGTCTCGGCCTCGGCAGCGGCGATGGCGCCTCGTGCCTGCTCCACCGCGCCTGTGGTGCGCTTGCGACGCTCAGCAAGAAGACGGTCCAGCGGACGACGCACCAGCAGG
This region of Edaphobacter dinghuensis genomic DNA includes:
- a CDS encoding F0F1 ATP synthase subunit B family protein, giving the protein MEEILNQLGGLVLGSVPTMILFILLVISYGLLVRRPLDRLLAERRKRTTGAVEQARGAIAAAEAETTVYEDKLRKAKAEIFQARDQKLKQWNAEREAAIEQVRQATQQRILAAKQEIEQSAATARTQIDTTSAELSSRILAAMLPVGVTQPEEVTR
- the atpH gene encoding ATP synthase F1 subunit delta codes for the protein MSALTLRYAHAFASVAASNRLDTNAVQQQLHDFSDTLAGSHELREVLINPSIPGEQKLKVLDAIAGRIGMIPQVRNFIAVIVDHQRLDELDEILVEYHEIADEQLGLAEAEITSAHPLNDEDRAQLEAQVAKVAGGRVRASYRQDATLLGGAVVRIGSTVYDGSLRGQFQQLKQKLVNA
- a CDS encoding F0F1 ATP synthase subunit B family protein, which codes for MKKFFPAFLLAAFLFAPVCHVVAQQQANVAVESDSGRMSTPEAQSPEKNQQEKDENDEYRHSAAVRALGAKLGMNAEQAATAFTVLNFIVLAILVGWFLLKTLPKTFRDRSSAIQKHLVDARAATEEASARLNSVESRLGKLDEQIAAMRAQAEKDAALDEQRIKAAVEDEKQKILKSAEQEIAAATVQARKQLQQYAADLAIEQAARKLVVTAETDRLLVQDFARRLSSDTTKGGEN